The Rhipicephalus sanguineus isolate Rsan-2018 chromosome 10, BIME_Rsan_1.4, whole genome shotgun sequence genome segment ATAGTGCATGCAATGGGATTAAAACGATCTAAAACAATCAAGAAAGGCACTGATATGTGGAAGCACTTGTTGGGCAGAGTGTTAACACTGTAACAATTCATAAAACAATGAGAAATGGGGAACGGGAACAAAGCTCACCCAATGGTAACCATACATTTAAAACTCTCACATTTTCAATGTGTGGTTAACACGTTTTCAAGGCTTGCAAAGTTGCTTATAATCCTTCTCTTGCATACATTTTCTTCATAATTCACcatgactttcactttttttttctcaggaaaCATTCCAGATTCTGCAATTCCTGGTAAGCCTGCTCCTGCGCTTGTTGCCAACAGCGATGGTGAGTGAACGTTGTACACTTCGTCTCAATAATTTCATGCAGTGCTGTGAATACTGGACGTCGCATTAGCCAGTCAGTAGTGTGAACCTAGGTTGTGTTTTGCAAAAGGGTGGCTTGCTTGTTGTGCATTGCTGATCCTTCCAGGCATTTATCTAAGCTCTGTTCCAATACTTACCCTGGGCAGCTATTCAGGGAGCTAAGCCGGCAGTGGCCATCATAAAAGGGTCCTCCACCATGCTTGGACATTGCAGACAAGCATGTATAACTTTGTGACGATTGTGTGGCATGCAAAGTATGAAATACTTGCATGGTGCAAAAAGATCTTCGAAATTAATATGGAAAGCAGCGCACCTTTTGTTTTAAAGGGAGTGGTGCTTTGAGCAACAGTGTGAGTCATGCATACATGCCCTACACAAGGGGCACTTCTCAGAACGTCCCTGATTTGCACCTTTGGAATCCAATGCAGTGCGTGCAACGCTGCTGCTGAAATTGCGCCATCtatcaaaataaaaatacaagaaaaaaatacgaGGTGGGGCTCGTTTTATAAACATGGCTCACTCCTTTGGCTCCTGCATTAGGGAGAATGCGGGGGATGTGCGCCACTTGCGGACTCCAGCAGAGGCAAAATGGGGAGGGTGTTTGTTTTAGCAGTGAAGCTTGCTTTCTGGGGCCATGATAGCGGTACAGTGCAGGTTATTCTTTAGCTGTCCAAGAATGAGCTGGCTTCAAGAATTAATTTAATAAAGCCCTCTCTAGACGATTCCTGAAGACTTCCAGTGTGTAACCACAATTTGCTCTGCGGCCTGGAGATGCGTCATTTCGATTCTGACAAAGCTGGCAGAAATGAGGGCTTTGTGAATGCAGTGGCGAATGAACCCTTTCGCTCCCGTTGACACGTATAGTCGTCATGAGATTTTGCACCAGAATGACCAATGATAgtcgtcatcaacaaaaattggtcccacaTAGAACCAATGGCAAATACACTCGTCACAGTTGTGTTTCTTGACACTAGATGGCCCCACTTGTCCATGTTGTGCCGTttgtgtctcggctttcattttATAGCCATCTTTCATTGTACTACTATGCGGTGAAGCCATCTTCCAGTTAtctctttttttaatttaattagtgaaataaaggaaccccattAAATTGAAAGACTAGTACTGTTTTCTTCAGAAAGAAGCTCTACAAATCGAGTGAAAAAATTCTTTCGGTAAATTTGctacaattttcttctttttttttttgacagtagCGAAAGGGTTAATACAGACGATAGGCAACATTTGAATATAGCACTTCAtcagagtgctttttttttaatttgttacAGGAAGTCCTGGAAGCACCAACACCAAGAATTTTCCGAAGTTCCTGCTATGCAATGGTGTCCGTGTTCCTAGTCTCGTGAATCGGAAGTGAGTGCTTTACTTGTTGTCGTGTATCGCCACTCGCAAGTTTGTGTTACAAGTAGAGCATCGTGATGCAGTGGACGATTTGTTGGAACGACACTTGAGCTTACAACTTCGCTTATCAGTCACATTATAGATAGCCTCATGAAGACAAGTTTTCTTGTCACAATGTCGACTTCATCTTCACATAAATTTTGGACCTTAGCATTTATTTTAAGCCCcattttttttgtgcattcaggAGCATTCATTCCGGAAACTTGCATTACTGGATTTTCAGTTACATGTTTGGCTGTTCAGTTGTTTCTTGTGCAGTATACCTTGTGTGTTTGAAGCAGGGGTGAATGTTAGAAGCATTGACAGATGCTGTGCAACACATTCTATATAGTGCTACACCTTATGCGAAGAACTCGCGTTATTTTTTTTGCTATCATCCCCACTAAAAATTGTTCTGCATAGCTACAAGGTAAAACTCTCATGCCGTTACATGCATGTCGTTCATTACAAAAGCACAGTGAGAAATGTGTTGAAGCCAACCATTGCTGATACGTGCGCTGTAAACGCATTTCAAAATGCCCACCACCGCTCAAGTAACCACAACTGCCTCTTAACTTCGAATCCGTTTTGCATCACTGTTTCATGCGTGAAGCCATTTTGAGTGCAATGCTAGTCTGAGCAAAGTTGGTCGCGATTGTGCTGTCATATCTGGGGTCATATTCTGAGCTGGAGGTATTGTGAAAATATCTTTCACTGCATGCTCATTGGCTGGTTGAAGAAAGGCATGCAAGTAGTCGCTTCAGTCATTAGGCACGCTAGATTCTACATCATACAGAACGTCACTGTTGCCATAAGCGATTGTCTCTGATTACGGCCCCTGATGTACGCTTATTCACCTAGCCGACTTTTGTTTTTGTGCTCTGTCTAGCTGGTTTTGGTCTAGCTGTTCTCTGCAATAATTTCAGTGTCTCTGATGCAGGCCTACGACGAACCAGGCCGTGATTCTCGTCACCTcaaaaatgccagcagcactcGTTGCACCCACGGCATGCATCGCACAGACCATAACCGTGACGTCCAGAAGTGCTCCCATCGTGCACCATGTCGTGAGCAGCACCCAGAAGGCGCCTTCAGCATTTCATAAGTAAGTAGCACTCAGTTGCTGCTACTGCAGCTGGTGGTGCTGATGAGGTTTTCTTACCACACACTCACAAGTTCTCTTTGGTGTACCTCGGGTACGTAGTATAAGTTGGTTATTACAATCAAAGTTGCCAGCTCCGCTTATAATAAGTGTATTTGGGCTTCGTTTTGCCAGAGTTACTCGCAGAATTTTCCACTCGCTTGTTGCAATTTTTGGGCTTATGCATGTTTTTTCTACAAATTTAGTTAACATAGTGTTCGTCACATTTGCTGATACCATGTCTGTCGATGACTTTGTGTACTTGAGCGATGAATTCCAACGTATGTTGAGGGAGTCAACAATTAACGTTGTTCACGCACCAGAAAAACCACAGTGAACAGAGTGGAGACTACCCTCGAGGCTGTTTTAGAAAACAAATATATGCCTTTGTTCGTAGTTGTGTATATTTTTACTGTACAAAATAAACAAAGTCACTCTTTTAGCTTCTCTTCATATTTGAGCAACATTTTTGTTATATAATTAAACACGTTTTCAATTGTACAAGAATGGGAAAATTGATTAAACTAcacttcttttgggcttcttcgcaTAAGCCGTGCTGCTTTTTGGGCTTCGTTTGGGATGGTTATTAGCTTGTTACCTCAGCAGCATCTGGCAACCCTGATTACAATTAGGTTTTTGTCATTGGACATGTCTCAACAAGCACTGACTATACACAAATGCATAGTACAAGCTAACGATGACAGTGTTTTCTGATTCAACATGATAGGTTGTGGCATTGTAGAATTCCATCATACGAGATTTGCCATTGGACATGCACGTTTGGTTGGGGCATGATGTTAAGAAGTTTACAGGAATAAAATGGAATCTCAGGCTGCAAGAGATAGGGTAAATTAAAAATCATTGGGAGTGGTTTTCGCTCGGCAGTGGATATAAAACAAGCTAATAAAGGTAATGATGATGTTCGTgggtgtgtgtagtgtgtgtcgATGCAGATAAGATTCTCTCACTGCGTATACTATTTCCTCTTACGTTATGGCATAAGCCTCCAAGGTAGCTTGGAGGCTTATTCTGCCAAGAACAAGGGTGCAGGCTTGATTCCCAATCATGACAGCCACAATCGATGTGGTACGATACATAAGAAGATTCgtatacttaaatttaggtgcatttAAAGAACCACAAGTGGTCAAAGTCAATCAGTCCCCACAACAGCATGCCTAAcgatcgtatcatggttttggcttACAAAACACCAGAATTTATTTTAAATGTTAAGGTTCCTTGCCAGAGCAATGCAGCCTTTCCCTTTTCCCCATTGGGATCACTGTCTTATAACATTAACACACAAATACAGAAATGGCACTAATTTGATGTCCTTCTGAGAACCAAACATTGTTACCGTATTTACACAATTGTAAGTCGACTCAAATGTTGGTCGACCTCTTAAAATTGcacggcagaaagaaaaaaaagtgcgagtGCATTTCATAAGGCAAATTTATTTGCAatgtcaccgaaaaaaaaaaaaaaacactagttcCGGTGTCCAAAGGTGGCTTCATGGCGGTACTTCAAAGCTGTGCAGGATAGCTAGCTTTGTGGCAATATGCGAAAATAATTTTCAGAAAATTATCTGCGAATTGTTGCCGAGGGTGCGGGTTGtacacaagaaaatacagtatatGTTGCAGGTAGAGCCGGAACGTATACGTAATGTCGTAACCATGCCACATCGCGCCTGATTTCTCGTTTGCTTTAGTTTCGGTTGCAAGTCGACCTCACAACCAAAACTAGTTTCAGTTTCGATTGTAAGTCTACCCCCAACTTCGGATTTGTAATTTAGATAAAATAGGTCGACCTACAATTGTGTAAATATGGTACCTTATGAATGAACTCTGGGTACAAATCCATCAGGCATTCTTCCTATGTGGGACGTGTGGGCATTTTTCATACAGCCCTAGGAGATTGTCTTGTCATCTGGGATGAGTGAATTAAACGGAGGCTTCTCACCTCCTATGCAGCATTACGCCAACACCAgaaggcagcgagcaaaaagAGGAAGCACCGGATATCTGTGTCACCAACGTCTGGAGCATGGCCTCAGACTCGACCTCGCCTGCAGCTGAAGCCGAGGACGGGTTGGGAGCAATTAGAGCAGGCGAAACAGAGGAGAAAACGTCGCCAATGACAGAAGGGTGAGCTGTCAGCATTATCCTCGGCATATCTCTTGTCTATCACAGGAAAAAGTGTTGGTGATGTCCGGTCACCTTTTCTTGTTTCAATATGATGGATAGGCATGCTAGTGGCAGtgcttaaaataacagagagctgagctagttggcaagtattcatgttagagacaggacgtgcaaatgcgaacacaagagagaagtcaaagcACCACAAACGGTGTTTGTGGTGTATTGACTTctctgttgtgtccgtgttttgcacgccctgtctctctaACATGATTAGTGGTACTGCATTATTTGAAAACTTAGAGGAAGATTGCCACACGTGCAGTGTGGGTTTCTTTCTTCATCCTGCACTGTTCAGCTCTTAGTTATCCATTTGGTTCAGCCAACTCGGTCATCGGCCTGAAAATTTTCTTTCTACACTATGCCCTTCAAACGCTCAAacatcttgtttgtttgtttgtttgcggtGAGCCCGAAGTGAACTTGGACATAATTAGGACTTGGACTTCTCTCATCAGTTTAAGTAGTAATATGAAGTTGAatcagatgtgactgttatagtGAGGTTAGACTGTCTAACTTAGAACACTGGTGCTCAAGCTCTCTGGCCTTGGGAAACCTCAACGGCTTCTGCAGAGTGCTGTGGAGCCCCTAACTCGTGTAGTTTGCACTCATGTACCCTTAGCTTAACAAAAATCGGGAAGCTTCTAGATCTGTGCAACCGAACTATTAACGCTGCCACATTGACCTATTGGCCTGTTATCATTATTCTTGAAGGCCATTGCTGTTGATGTGGCATTTGTgatgatacagtaaaagctcgttaattcggatttctagggaccggaagaaatgtccgaattaaccgaatgtccgaattatcgaatggtcgaaataaacacaataaatgcaggggttttttcaacatacctttacttaacaaagtaatcgcggatgcttgtctgttttcgagcagatattcgcgcggacacaatttttctgagcccttcaaggtggtcagcagctcgcatgctgtctgcagggtccgcaaaagtttcacccgtcatccacgcttttcggttggcacggtaatccacgggaagattgttgatgttcttaaagcagcgtgttGAGCCTTTCcaataacgagaagcggcaagcgctctgttcccgtcacgttggcagctaaaagtacggttactcgttccttgctttttttgccgccgatacaaggatcccctttcatcacttgtcaggagagcccattattcagagcacgcaaaatttctacttttgTGGTGAAGtgcttggcctcgtacttgggctgcttcgccggcgttgccatcggcggaaagtgcggtcacacgagaagtcagcacaaaagcaccagcaacgatcaagctaaaggagccgtactgaattgttcctcgataaaacggcgatcaacgatgcagcacaccaacgggaacaatgCAACAAAACGGCGGCGCCAAACCcacactacagtgtactagaaggggcagtgaagcgggcggcagcCTTCGCGTGACTCCGGCGGcgtcgccagcagcggcggcgctgcgatcgacCAATCTTGAAGAGGAGCACGCGAAACGTAGCAACCACGGCGACGCTCGCATGTGCTATGCGCGCGCTGTGTCTGTGGTTCAGGTGTTTGCGCGTAAGCACTTCGCTTATTTAGTCTGTATTATCTGCTAAGGACCAGAAACTACAAGACAGATTGGTTTTCCCACAGATGAAAACGAATTCTGAGAAAGTACTCCCCGCTTGAATAGAGCCACGCTCTTGAAAACACGGACACTTTCCATCGCAGTTGAGCCCAATTGGAACATATTCAACCGTTTCAGCAATCAGGATTGAGTTTGTTTAGCTTACAGAACTTGAAAGCGCAGACGAATCTCTGATAGAGAGCGAGTACATTCGGATCTTGGGTAATCGCAATAGGGAAGCCGTGTGAGAAAAGAATTAAAAACGTAGCTAGTCGCCGCAACTATCAAAGTAAGTTTAAACTAAACAGTTACACACTGCGCTCGTTCTCTTTGCAcaaggcctgaaaaaaaaaaatgaaaaaaaagtgatCGCGCAAATGTACAACGTCACGCAGAATCAGCTGGTCTCGTTGCTGAGACAGCTATAATAAAACATTTGTGCACGAATTTGAACAGTCATATACGCCCACAGCAACAATTTATAGAAATCATGCCCGAAACACAAGGCAAGTAAGCTAAAAAATAGGTCTAGCACAGCACTGATGCATGCAGAAAGCCAAGTGGGAACTTCCTTAAACTGGCAATTAGCAGCCGATTTTATTGATAGGGACCGTGCAGGCTTCGGCGAGCAGTTAAACGAGCTACAGCATTTCACAAAGTGGACACAAGGTCATGGTCTCCGTAATCAGTGAATTAATATGACAATGCATCACAGACAATGCATCACAGAATATGAGTACACACATGAGGCAGTAGGGCACAGAGCATTGATATATGACATTGTTTTTCACATTAATGCAATGAGAGCATTACCATAGTAATGGGTAGAAAAACAACGGAATTACTGTACAAAAGGGAAGCCGCTTGCTTTGATTCAGCAAATCCTCACAGCTGGCAAGGTAAAGCTCAGAAAATCTCAGAAATAACAGCAGGTGAGGAAGGCAAAAGTATAATGCATGCTGAGAGAGTTGCCATGCAGCTAGTTTAGCCTGCTTAGTTTGAGGTGCTTGGCAAAATTGTTTCCTCAGCAGAATGGACTTATTCCCGCCTGTCACAAAAAAGTACAGTAGCATATAATAACGTAAAACCCAAAACTGCGTACTGTTATAGGCTCTTAGCGTGAATTTCTTAATCGACCTGCAATGGGGAAGCATGATGAATCATGTGCAACACATCCATAACACTCTCGCTATGAAGTTTGCGTCCACTGAATAACGTTCAATAGCAAATAACGTTCCCAATCGTTTCTTCGCTCTGGGTCTGCGGGCGCTTTAAACAACGAAAGCTTCGCCGTTTGTTTGCTTCGAGAGTACGCTGTGCTGCACCAGGAGCGAAGAAATGGTTCAAGCGTTGTTTTTTAGGAGCCATTCGCACGTTATAGCATCACACATTGAGAGAAAAGCGGGAGAATCACTTCCAAACAAGCGCGTTCCAGCCAAGGAGTCGGCGGTACGAGGCACCCGCCTTCAAGattgagcgactgcagcgccgccgcttcgTTCGCCAGCGGCGGCGTCACCTGCCCCTATGGGTCGGTGcctccgcccgcttcactgccctttctagtacactgtacccacacgcgaagaaaaggcgttcaaccagtctcaagtcaagccaagccgataattgatgtccatggcgatgctgcgtttgagcttcacttttcttccgaattgttcttttttcgttttcgagcctcgccagcggcccgaaagtcgccgaattatccgatttccggtcaaatctgtccgaaataatgagcgcccagtctcatagagtgacgcgtatatttacagggaccagatgacgtgtccgaattaaccgattttccgaattaacgtgagtcgaattaatgagcttttactgtaccaagATAGA includes the following:
- the LOC119372178 gene encoding uncharacterized protein LOC119372178 produces the protein MRRLNRFERSKKRLLRFKSSSTPSCTPRSQGCSVQGNIPDSAIPGKPAPALVANSDGSPGSTNTKNFPKFLLCNGVRVPSLVNRKPTTNQAVILVTSKMPAALVAPTACIAQTITVTSRSAPIVHHVVSSTQKAPSAFHNITPTPEGSEQKEEAPDICVTNVWSMASDSTSPAAEAEDGLGAIRAGETEEKTSPMTEGEAGCRPELVESCLEVTMTEDTVEIANPNGYARTCRVEGATVPGDLSEERSQPVAEQLETADTSDEMSSQLQIVDVWSTASNSTMTASEGEDKPASPTLDIGDATSQC